One Candidatus Hydrogenedentota bacterium DNA segment encodes these proteins:
- a CDS encoding helix-turn-helix domain-containing protein, with protein sequence MSHVAFPGHELRARREELGFSSDDIYRRIRVPAQFVESIEAGAVHNLPAACYSVGFLKTYCQLLGIEPNRYVDTYQACTRPSTGFLRRTHSDARKAAPPRWMGEAMAWGAVCAVIALGWFTYTVVVRPNAQPLESRAHAATADGIRVPETPKPLR encoded by the coding sequence ATGAGCCACGTAGCTTTTCCTGGCCATGAACTGCGTGCGAGACGGGAAGAACTGGGGTTTAGTTCGGACGACATTTACCGCCGCATTCGTGTGCCAGCACAGTTTGTCGAATCGATAGAAGCAGGCGCGGTGCACAACTTGCCCGCGGCGTGCTATTCCGTGGGGTTCCTCAAGACGTATTGCCAGTTGCTGGGCATTGAACCGAACCGGTACGTGGATACGTACCAGGCGTGCACGCGCCCAAGCACCGGCTTCCTCCGCAGGACCCATTCCGACGCGCGCAAGGCCGCGCCTCCCCGCTGGATGGGCGAGGCAATGGCCTGGGGCGCGGTGTGCGCGGTAATTGCGCTGGGTTGGTTCACGTATACGGTCGTCGTGCGGCCGAACGCCCAACCCCTCGAGTCGCGCGCGCACGCGGCGACCGCCGACGGTATACGCGTGCCGGAAACGCCGAAGCCGCTTCGCTAG